Genomic segment of Plasmodium vinckei vinckei genome assembly, chromosome: PVVCY_10:
AAACAGCTAGCTTGTTCATGTTCTATCGTAATTTCACCTTCAACACAAAAAGAGGAGGTATTAGTACAAGGAAATGTAGTCAATCAAATTCACACAATtctaattaataattattttttacctagaaaatatattgtctTAAATGTTAAATAATTCGAAAAGAATagtgaaaatttttttttttgttcattcTTTTTACCATTTTTCGTATtgtgtttaaaaaaaaataatacattatatatatatgtatgacTTGTTAAACGCATGAAcaaatcatatttattattattgaaaaaaaaaaatttttaagtaAATATGGCTAGAATGCATAAAGCTTAAAAATTGGAAAATATACGgataaataatagtataaaaataaataaaatacatgtgtgcaaaaaaaaaaaaatgtatgcCTTCAAAggtattaatattatgatctttttcaaatttagCTAGCCAATTAAAAAGTCATTCTATTATGAGCATCCTCATTTTTGGGTTTAACAACTTTTTCCCAATTTTTACATAACAAATCATAAagcataatataattatttctcATATCTATAAttgtaattttaatatgaaTCCATTCTTTTTCATCAATTTCTCTAATAGCTTCTTGATAATCTACAACATTTGgatattttataactttAGTTGATATTTTTGCTCGttccatataatatttaacaatagcatcatataaattaaatgcaCTTTCTTCAACTCTCGCTAATTCTTGAATTGCTTCTTCTTGAATTCCAACACCAAAATTATTACCATCTTCTATTCTTGGCACATTTAATTGTAtccataattttatatttcctaTCATTTCAATTAGTTCTGATGCatatgattttattttttctagttcattataaatttgtttatgtGATGGTACATAATGTGTATATACTAATTGGTCATTTACAATAATTTTACtatcttcattatttgggaaattttttatatatgtatcatcatcatcatcatttttatcggatttatttactttagctttttttcttgcattttcttctaacttttctattttatatttataagatGTACTATCTAAATCATTTACATTTAGTACAGTTCCAGGTTCTGAATTTACATTtactaaattattaaaaaatattattcttGCTGGTATTCTTTCTTTTAATGATTCTATAGTTTGTTTTgttatatcatatttaaatttattgtatTCTTCCTTTATTTTAGGATCTGATGGATCAATCTTATCAATTTTACTTACAAGGCTCTCCATTTCACACTTAAATAGTTACActctaaatataatataatgacAATAgcatatgataaatatacaaatactCCTTCAACTAATCATATATAGTGGTAGCAATACAAACGGACTAACGACGTATGTGTGTGTGGATGGCTATATGTTGAAAGATTGATATacctatattattatcactattcttctttgtttttctttttccctttttaaGGGCTAAATCactatatatgtaaaagtTAGGGAAATTATTTGTcccaataaaatataattaactcttcataaaatggaaattgGATTTTTCTAAAGATCGAAATAAAATACcaaatttgataaaaaaaaaaataataataaaggaaaaaaaaacgtgATATTGAATAAAGAAAGTTACAAAGATATTTAtagcaataataataatagtaattattaaaataataataaatttatatttcccaaaaataaagtttaatggttcaattttaataatatatttttcccctttttttttgatttacaATGCACATATCtctaatattaaattatatatgcattggATTTATTTAACTTAAGTAAGttagaatataaataaaagttaaaaatttttttgaataaatgAGTTTCTATTTATTGGTACACTATAATGATAaactaataaattaatgcatgtatgttttttttcgattCTTATGGTAagagaatatttttttcaaaaaccTTATTTCtcatcaaaaatatataaattttttataaaggctagcaaataaaaattaatgactCCGTcgtatacatatatacacaGCACATTGTTTtagtatttatttatgttattttattttacatatattttttaattaaaccTCCCATCACATTATTATAGTTACCTTATTTGTGTTTGCTAAGAATACAAAACAAGGCTATATAAGTTGTATGTGCATATGCATTTCTTACTACTTAAATACTAGAGTTTATTTGTTTAGCTGTTTTTTTGCCACTTACTTAATTAGTTGTACAGTCCATATAAAAGGTGTATATCTATCTatgcaaaataaaaatttatatgtagATTAATATTCCTATGACCAACCATTCGACCGaaacacatatatttttaaacatgatataaaaagatTACTTTGGAGGAAGAAGgacaaaatgatataaacacttatatacaatacaacgt
This window contains:
- a CDS encoding subunit of proteaseome activator complex, putative, with translation MESLVSKIDKIDPSDPKIKEEYNKFKYDITKQTIESLKERIPARIIFFNNLVNVNSEPGTVLNVNDLDSTSYKYKIEKLEENARKKAKVNKSDKNDDDDDTYIKNFPNNEDSKIIVNDQLVYTHYVPSHKQIYNELEKIKSYASELIEMIGNIKLWIQLNVPRIEDGNNFGVGIQEEAIQELARVEESAFNLYDAIVKYYMERAKISTKVIKYPNVVDYQEAIREIDEKEWIHIKITIIDMRNNYIMLYDLLCKNWEKVVKPKNEDAHNRMTF